A stretch of Toxoplasma gondii ME49 chromosome V, whole genome shotgun sequence DNA encodes these proteins:
- a CDS encoding hypothetical protein (encoded by transcript TGME49_220175), whose translation MTAEGAGSGRRGLPRQFLQDDRLSDVSGFPSSSTSSLSPSSAGSSSVPSSSASSRPSSSSSPSTSARPARSLSSLLPPSSPSPSSPSCSLAGDADFFVTQRVEEVSPQFAVLGDAPVSLTGSTRSVEGEEEVPAGRQKEEGRRSCRACREREEGSSRREEPEEPTPASPFRQETNGQETSVREKKEQARVLNRAALYEVFQDGRSFAQMPWRVLDASQPWLLKARLSAAGEKAASMDRVEKAVDETRFASSQPSAEPSVTPGSLSFASETSTPKGEREGERKGEREGEREGERGEDGARKDGDSWALVLLLTDCRFCWGAGFTAEDLARLHQTSSPATAAYLAISTEVLPRTLYNLLISRSSTKSVSIQVVSSPCPSLSSSSPLPSSAAACSLPTASLEPECGRQLVLSALLDGILPLRFVFPLPCLPAASSLLRQQLFLPFFSLLRVYESLLFRLQTQVLSLANADCQPAAATDTHAEAKLIQQVLREIASQVSASFLVPRENPQETLAGNLHTVSEVARVPQIDLTQPLRSPPPRAASEPRVCEASPEPEAAGNARFAAFPECSRLTAAAYFATTREFLPPRCRTSFRDFRAASRTAPSTERAPKIDSESSACTEGNKNGEKDAAFPSTSSEAAASLDIQKNLLISAKKIVRRRKPEGDGPDRRRLRFATKKLTQKDGGRHRHCDEKGEY comes from the exons ATGACCGCCGAAGGCGCCGGAAGTGGACGGCGAGGCCTTCCCCGACAGTTCCTCCAGGACGACAGGCTCTCGGATGTATCaggctttccttcctcttcgacctcttccttgtctccctcttccgcTGGTTCGTCCTcggttccttcttcgtctgcgtcttctcgtccttcgtcttcctcgtctccgtcgacgTCTGCCCGTCctgctcgttctctctcttctttgcttccaCCATCGTCACCGTCaccgtcttcgccttcttgttcGCTTGCTGGCGATGCCGATTTCTTCGTTACGCAGCGCGTGGAAGAAGTTTCTCCTCAGTTTGCCGTTCTCGGCGACGCCCCGGTCTCCCTGACAGGCAGTACGAGGTCcgtggaaggcgaagaagaggtgcCAGCAGggaggcagaaggaagaaggcaggcgaAGCTGTCGCGcttgtcgagagagagaagaaggttcgagtcggagagaagaaccagAAGAACCGACTCCAGCGTCTCCCTTTAGACAAGAAACAAATGGTCAAGAAACGTCcgtgagagaaaagaaagaacaagCCAGAGTTCTCAACAGAGCCGCCCTCTACGAAGTCTTTCAGGATGGACGCTCTTTCGCGCAGATGCCCTGGCGGGTCCTAG acgcctcgcAGCCGTGGTTGCTCAAGGCGCGCCTGAGCGCTGCAGGTGAGAAGGCCGCGAGCATGGACCGAGTAGAAAAGGCTGTCGACGAAACGCGGTTCGCTTCATCTCAGCCGTCAGCCGAACCTTCTGTGACACCTGGATCTCTGAGTTTCGCTTCTGAGACAAGCACAccaaaaggcgagagagaaggcgagagaaaaggcgagagagaaggcgagagagaaggcgagaggggagaagatgGAGCAAGAAAGGACGGGGATTCATGGGCGTtggttcttctcctcacgGACTGCCGATTCTGCTGGGGTGCAGGCTTTACGGCAGAGGATCTTGCGCGTCTCCACCAG ACCAGCAGTCCTGCCACAGCTGCGTATTTAGCCATCTCGACGGAAGTCCTTCCTCG GACGCTCTACAACCTGCTGATCTCGCGTTCGTCCACCAAATCGGTCTCGATTCAAgttgtctcgtctccctgtccttctctgtcttcttcttctcctcttccctcaTCTGCTGCTGCTTGTTCGTTGCCCACTGCGTCTCTGGAGCCTGAATGCGGGAGACAGTTGGTTCTCTCTGCACTCCTTGACGgcattcttcctcttcgctttgTGTTCCCTCTTCCTTGTTTGCCGGCCgcgtcttcccttctccgGCAGCAGCTGTTTCTCccatttttctctcttcttcgggtgtacgagtctctgctttttcgtctgcaaACGCaagttctctccctcgcaaACGCCGACTGCCAGCCAGCTGCGGCGACtgacacgcatgcagaggcgaagTTGATCCAGCAGGTCCTTCGAGAGATCGCCTCGCAGgtctccgcttctttccttgtcCCTCGAGAAAACCCGCAAGAGACGCTCGCAGGCAACCTCCACACCGTGAGCGAAGTCGCGCGCGTTCCTCAGATCGACCTCACACAGCCTCTGCGGTCTCCACCGCCTCGCGCCGCGTCCGAGCCGCGCGTCTGCGAAGCGTCTCCGGAGCCGGAAGCCGCGGGAAACGCGCGCTTTGCCGCTTTTCCAGAGTGCTCTCGGCTAACGGCTGCCGCCTACTTTGCGACAACGCGCGAGTTCCTCCCGCCGCGCTGCCGGACGAGTTTCAGAGACTTTCGAGCAGCCAGTCGCACCGCGCCGTCCACGGAAAGAGCGCCGAAGAtcgacagcgagagcagtgcatgcactgagGGGAACAAGAATGGGGAGAAGGACGCTGCGTTTCCATCGACTTCGAGCGAGGCCGCAGCCAGCCTGGACATTCAGAAGAACCTTCTCATTTCTGCAAAGAAAATAGTCCGAAGACGCAAgccagaaggcgacggaccagacagaagaagactccGATTTGCTACAAAGAAGCTCACTCAGAAGGACGGGGGGCGACACCGCCACTGTGACGAAAAGGGGGAGTACTGA
- a CDS encoding hypothetical protein (encoded by transcript TGME49_220180): MFDVARPSDPDRPVLRTSFVCVSALSFFSVSVPSIPSFACLSCLPFRRSTGRGLNAPCLSPLHLLPLLSFLVASSLRLHAAVVAGSVLSRVTSAVPQTARSVCLVGDHHGAQLVFANGFRLLALLRQRRVCRCLRRESLLLPRSRLLCVSHPRALPPTARLSHATGFKTQTKVCTFSMKRATIAYFPCAFRLDCENQTQKTTSALRKGCQLFRLSLSSFRLRERGLLLLRSLHEMKKVAFEQRRKPAETGERTTSDEKRQSERRERSHKRKKRGAKPQREKYEETGENGHKEVRGERRRTAGKQDDTEIGERQTFASQ; encoded by the coding sequence ATGTTCGATGTCGCCCGACCGTCAGATCCAGATCGCCCAGTCCTGAGAACAagtttcgtctgtgtctctgctctcagcttcttttctgtctctgttccctcGATTCCTTCCTTTGCTTGTCTCAGTTGCCTTCCTTTTAGGAGAAGCACTGGACGAGGCTTGAACGcgccctgtctctcgcctctccatctgcttcctttgctttcttttctggttgcctcttctctccgcttgcACGCGGCGGTTGTCGCCGGCTCTGTCCTCTCACGCGTCACTTCCGCAGTCCCTCAAACGGCAAGGTCTGTTTGCCTTGTGGGAGACCACCATGGCGCGCAACTTGTCTTTGCGAATggctttcgtctcctcgctcttctgcgacagaggcgcgtctgtcgctgtctccgccgagAGTCGCTCCTCctgcctcgctctcgtctgctgTGTGTCTCACACCCTCGAGCTCTGCCTCCGACGGCGCGACTCTCCCATGCCACCGGTTTCAAAACGCAGACAAAGGTCTGCACTTTTTCGATGAAACGAGCAACGATTGCGTATTTTCCCTGTGCATTCCGTTTGGACTGCGAGAACCAGACGCAAAAAACAACGTCTGCTCTGCGTAAAGGATGCCaactgtttcgtctctctttgtcttccttccGTCTTCGCGAACGCGGACTCCTGCTTCTGCGGTCGCTTCACGAGATGAAAAAAGTCGCGTTCGAACAGAGACGCAAGCCGGCAGAAAccggagaaagaacgaccagcgacgagaagcgacaaagcgagaggagagaacgaagtcacaagagaaagaagagaggagcaaAACCGCAGCGGGAGAAGTACGAAGAAACAGGGGAGAACGGACACAAAGAAgtcagaggagagaggaggaggacaGCGGGGAAACAAGACGACACAGAGAtcggagaaaggcagacgtTCGCTAGTCAGTGA